DNA from Rhizobium sp. WYJ-E13:
GTCGTCATTGGCTACGACCTCGTGCCGGAGGATGGGCTTACCATCATTGAACTCTACCGCGAAGATCTCTATCTGGTGGGCCGTCGCGACGTGATGACGGAGATAACGGACCCGGTTGCAGCCACTGTCCTGGCACAGCTGCCCTTGGTGCTCGATGGGCCAGATCGACCATTTCGTCGGGCAATCGATGCAGTCCTCGCCAAGACCGGTCGCACGCTTGACCTGGTTGAAGTTGAGGCGGTGAATGTCAAGCGCGAGATTATGCTGCGCCATGGGCGCGCAGCTGTCGTCCCGCTTGGGCTCTTCATTGAAGAAATTGAAGACAGCCGATTTGCAGCAAGGAAAATCGACGGACCGGTCATTGAGACTACGGTTTCGCTCGCGATTAGTAACGCCGGATCCGTCGATGCGGTCGCGGTGTTTCGGAACCTGCTCGAACCCTTGATCTCTCGGCTTGTTGAAGCTGGCTCAGTTAAGCCCGCAGCCGGTGAAGACGAATAATGTCGAATCGACCCCGGTCGCTTTCATTGGTTAGAACGATCGATTGATCTGTAACAGGACCGCAAGCGCAGTCTGTCGGAGACATAGATGGACTTGCCATAACGCATTTTTATGCATAAAAATCTACATAATGCACGATAACGTGGCGCCTGCTCTTCGTGTAAAGGGGCTAACGAGACCGTCTGCGAACCTTGAAAGGTATCGGTTTATGAACATCATTTCACCTTATCGGGGCGATGATCCGGCCGCGCCGCGACTGCTCCATCCGGATTACCGTGCGACCATCACGCGGGCGCCGAGCCGCCCGCCTTTGCTCATCCCGCAAACGCTAACGGAGATGACCGGACCGGCGGCCTCGTGGGAGCGATTGATGGGGCCATCGCTCGCAGATCTGACAAGCCAACATCGTTCGCCTCCGCTGGGACAAAGGATCGTTGTATCGGGAAAGGTACTCGATGACAGAAGGCGACCTGTGCCAAACACGGTAATCGAAATCTGGCAAGCCAATGCCGCCGGACGCTATATCCACGCAAAAGATGACTGGGATGCGCCGATCGACGAAAACTTCACCGGCGCGGGGCGGGTAATCACCGATGACGAGGGCCATTACCGCTTTGTCACGATCCGACCGGGGGCCTATCCCTGGGGCAATCACAAGAATGCGTGGCGCCCTGCTCATATACACTTATCGCTGCTCGGACCTGCGTTTGCGACAAGACTGGTGACCCAGTTTT
Protein-coding regions in this window:
- the pcaH gene encoding protocatechuate 3,4-dioxygenase subunit beta, translating into MNIISPYRGDDPAAPRLLHPDYRATITRAPSRPPLLIPQTLTEMTGPAASWERLMGPSLADLTSQHRSPPLGQRIVVSGKVLDDRRRPVPNTVIEIWQANAAGRYIHAKDDWDAPIDENFTGAGRVITDDEGHYRFVTIRPGAYPWGNHKNAWRPAHIHLSLLGPAFATRLVTQFYFPDDPLIEIDPIANSVPRMYRERMVSRFDMETTVANWALGYIFDIILKGRGATPFEEHDDHDH
- a CDS encoding LysR family transcriptional regulator; the encoded protein is MKLPQLRYFVAAASLGSLTAAARIHNVSQPALGYQLKELEEEAGVPLLLRHSRGVRLTEAGQLFFKTGSAALEAFAAAERSLRDLAKDQKRRLRLGVASTPGKVLLPEIMSLLATSSANLHVSVRQGLSGDLATGLERGDFDVVIGYDLVPEDGLTIIELYREDLYLVGRRDVMTEITDPVAATVLAQLPLVLDGPDRPFRRAIDAVLAKTGRTLDLVEVEAVNVKREIMLRHGRAAVVPLGLFIEEIEDSRFAARKIDGPVIETTVSLAISNAGSVDAVAVFRNLLEPLISRLVEAGSVKPAAGEDE